In the Thermotoga sp. Ku-13t genome, one interval contains:
- a CDS encoding response regulator transcription factor: protein MKILVVEDNEDLANSIKRGLEKEGYSVELAFDGDTGLDMALTESYDCIVLDVLLPGVDGFEFVRTLRDSNIHTPVLMLTALDSVDDKIAGLRNGADDYLTKPFDFRELLARIQSLIRRSHLLRGEVLKFEEIELNSKTRKVTIRGMELKLSRREFDLLELFMRDPNIVFSREEILERVWGNEKEIKSNVVDVYVLYLRSKLKPFGYDRYLETVPGIGYKFKLEA from the coding sequence GTGAAGATTCTCGTGGTTGAGGACAACGAAGATCTGGCGAATTCCATAAAGAGAGGGCTCGAAAAAGAAGGTTATTCCGTTGAACTGGCATTCGACGGCGATACGGGCCTCGACATGGCGTTGACTGAGAGTTACGATTGCATCGTTCTCGATGTGCTGCTGCCTGGCGTGGATGGTTTCGAGTTCGTGAGAACGTTGAGAGACAGCAACATCCATACTCCCGTGCTTATGTTGACCGCACTCGATTCGGTGGACGACAAGATAGCAGGTTTGAGAAACGGGGCCGACGATTATCTGACCAAACCGTTCGATTTCAGGGAGTTGCTCGCGCGCATTCAGAGCCTGATCAGGCGGAGTCACCTTCTCAGGGGCGAAGTTCTGAAGTTCGAAGAGATAGAATTGAACTCGAAAACTCGAAAGGTCACGATCAGAGGTATGGAGCTGAAGTTGAGCAGGAGAGAGTTCGACCTTCTGGAACTCTTCATGCGCGATCCAAACATCGTTTTCAGCCGGGAGGAGATCCTCGAACGCGTCTGGGGTAACGAAAAGGAAATCAAAAGCAACGTCGTCGACGTTTACGTGCTCTATTTGAGAAGCAAGCTGAAGCCGTTCG